A single Curtobacterium sp. MCJR17_020 DNA region contains:
- a CDS encoding TetR/AcrR family transcriptional regulator, protein MPRPRKFDEADVIERARRTFAESGFEGTSLDDLLEATGLGRQSLYNAFGGKKELFMRAFLSDTAEAVDAVKTVLQGAEHPIARIRTQLVSSAVEHGEAQGAPSLLLRAAVELSARDPEVAATVTEAFDAIRADYTACIVDAQEAGEIEATADADALGTYFCAVIEGMGAIGRVGTSRAALLQVGLTSLGVVPITPLGHEHLGTADGPWT, encoded by the coding sequence ATGCCGCGACCACGCAAGTTCGACGAGGCCGACGTGATCGAACGCGCCCGACGCACCTTCGCCGAGAGCGGGTTCGAGGGGACGTCGCTCGACGACCTGCTCGAGGCGACCGGACTCGGGCGCCAGAGCCTGTACAACGCGTTCGGTGGCAAGAAGGAACTCTTCATGCGGGCGTTCCTCAGCGACACCGCGGAGGCCGTCGACGCGGTGAAGACCGTCCTGCAGGGGGCCGAGCACCCGATCGCCCGCATCCGGACGCAGCTCGTGTCCTCGGCGGTCGAGCACGGTGAGGCCCAGGGGGCGCCGTCGTTGCTGCTCCGCGCGGCGGTCGAGCTCTCCGCCCGCGACCCGGAGGTCGCGGCGACCGTCACCGAGGCCTTCGACGCGATCCGTGCCGACTACACCGCGTGCATCGTCGACGCGCAGGAGGCCGGCGAGATCGAGGCCACCGCTGACGCCGATGCGCTCGGCACCTACTTCTGCGCGGTCATCGAGGGGATGGGCGCGATCGGCCGCGTCGGGACGTCCCGCGCCGCCCTCCTGCAGGTCGGCCTCACCAGTCTCGGCGTCGTGCCGATCACGCCCCTGGGGCACGAGCACCTCGGCACCGCGGACGGCCCCTGGACCTAG
- a CDS encoding SDR family oxidoreductase, whose product MTGALQGRTALVSGGTSGIGLAVVHRFVDEGAHVFVTGRRQEALDTIREELGDAVTTIRADATEPDGIATVFRAVAERGSGLDAVHVNAGIGEFKPLADVTAEDFEATFGTNVRGTTLTVQGALPFLREGSAIVVTGSTAASGTEPSFGIYGASKAAIAALTRAWAAELAPRRIRINTVVPGPTETPGLKGLAPGNGDELLEQMASGMPLGRLLRPDEVAAAVLFLVSDQSSGMTGSELLVDGGSTIA is encoded by the coding sequence ATGACCGGAGCACTGCAGGGCAGGACCGCGCTCGTCTCAGGAGGGACGTCGGGGATCGGCCTGGCCGTCGTCCACCGCTTCGTCGACGAAGGAGCGCACGTCTTCGTCACCGGACGTCGCCAGGAAGCACTCGACACCATCCGCGAGGAGCTCGGCGACGCCGTCACGACGATCCGCGCGGACGCCACCGAGCCGGACGGCATCGCGACCGTCTTCCGTGCCGTCGCCGAGCGAGGGTCCGGCCTCGACGCCGTGCACGTCAACGCCGGGATCGGCGAGTTCAAGCCCCTCGCCGACGTCACGGCCGAGGACTTCGAGGCGACCTTCGGCACGAACGTCCGCGGGACGACCCTCACCGTGCAGGGCGCGCTGCCGTTCCTGCGCGAGGGATCCGCGATCGTCGTCACCGGGTCGACCGCAGCCTCCGGCACCGAACCGTCGTTCGGGATCTACGGCGCGTCGAAAGCCGCGATCGCTGCCCTCACCCGCGCGTGGGCCGCAGAGCTCGCACCACGGCGCATCCGGATCAACACGGTCGTGCCCGGGCCCACCGAGACGCCTGGGCTGAAGGGTCTCGCTCCGGGCAACGGCGACGAGCTGCTGGAACAGATGGCCAGCGGGATGCCCCTCGGTCGTCTCCTCCGACCCGACGAGGTCGCCGCCGCGGTCCTCTTCCTCGTGTCCGACCAGAGCTCCGGGATGACCGGAAGCGAGCTCCTGGTCGACGGCGGCAGCACCATCGCCTGA
- a CDS encoding GDSL-type esterase/lipase family protein gives MNGHERTTDRGRRRGSPRLVAGLVVALVSIVATGCTAAKPPEVAEPLATWNAAVADRTEAPANWVALGDSITEGQGASSRSTRWMDLTLDQLRTEHPTDGVTGGAGYLPAQFAVYAPDSTWGDWATARTGESQFDVTTPDLGYRSVGMQAGASRSYGFTGTGIDIWWARYPGSGDFTYSVDGAAPTTVSTTGTASTGTITKVDGLSSGEHTVTVTAVAPFSLLGFTIYDGDRDKGILRYDSAHSGSTIATFTKNQEGFLTAMRRAAPDLITITLGGNDAANLTPDELGARYVAFLETLAALPTKPSLLVIGEFTPASSMTDGMAEPWSSYLAEIERAAAKGGAAYVSMADTFPEADTSGSGIYSTDGIHPNDEGQRRIAKLVLATLAAHEGD, from the coding sequence GTGAACGGCCACGAGCGCACCACCGATCGCGGTCGGCGTCGAGGATCGCCCCGGCTCGTCGCCGGTCTGGTCGTCGCACTCGTGTCGATCGTCGCGACCGGGTGCACCGCGGCGAAGCCCCCGGAGGTCGCCGAGCCGCTCGCGACCTGGAACGCCGCCGTGGCCGACCGGACCGAGGCGCCCGCGAACTGGGTCGCCCTGGGGGACTCGATCACCGAGGGGCAGGGCGCCTCGTCACGCTCCACCCGGTGGATGGACCTCACGCTCGACCAGCTGCGCACGGAGCACCCGACGGACGGGGTCACCGGAGGGGCCGGGTACCTCCCCGCGCAGTTCGCCGTGTACGCACCGGACTCGACCTGGGGTGACTGGGCGACGGCGCGCACGGGGGAAAGCCAGTTCGACGTCACCACCCCCGACCTCGGCTACCGATCGGTCGGCATGCAGGCGGGCGCCTCGCGGAGCTACGGCTTCACGGGCACCGGGATCGACATCTGGTGGGCGCGCTACCCCGGGTCCGGCGACTTCACCTACAGCGTCGACGGAGCCGCACCGACGACCGTGTCCACGACAGGGACCGCCAGCACCGGGACGATCACGAAGGTGGACGGATTGTCGAGCGGGGAGCACACGGTGACCGTCACCGCCGTCGCGCCGTTCTCCTTGCTGGGGTTCACGATCTACGACGGTGACCGGGACAAGGGGATCCTTCGCTACGACTCCGCGCACTCGGGATCGACGATCGCGACGTTCACGAAGAACCAAGAGGGCTTCCTGACGGCGATGCGTCGTGCTGCTCCGGACCTCATCACCATCACGCTGGGTGGCAACGACGCGGCGAACCTCACACCCGACGAGCTCGGCGCCCGGTACGTGGCGTTCCTCGAGACGCTCGCGGCGCTCCCCACGAAGCCCTCGCTGCTCGTGATCGGCGAGTTCACGCCGGCCTCGAGCATGACGGACGGCATGGCGGAGCCGTGGTCGAGCTACCTCGCCGAGATCGAGCGTGCCGCAGCGAAGGGCGGCGCCGCGTACGTCAGCATGGCCGACACGTTCCCCGAGGCCGACACATCGGGCTCGGGGATCTACTCGACGGACGGCATCCACCCGAACGACGAGGGGCAGCGTCGGATCGCGAAGCTCGTGCTCGCCACCCTGGCTGCGCACGAGGGCGACTGA